One genomic segment of Vulgatibacter sp. includes these proteins:
- a CDS encoding DUF692 family multinuclear iron-containing protein — protein sequence METLPWMGLGLSTNLGPRDRPDPWLLHDTAPGLFDFVEYSAPLRIEEARAQAARFSALWDRRAELPAIFHPVHLNLWGPALESEENLAALAEHLRAIGSPWVGNDVGWWHHRDAPFPGYLYVVPPLTRAAVAQCAAHAVHVQAAIDVPLLLENPAVLFRNGDLHVLDFMAALHRETGAPLLLDLGHLLAYQLVHGHEPGTGLDGFPLDRVAEIHIAGGVITARGERRFYVDDHGQPVREELFAMLEGILPRCTGLKALTFEADGHPEPVARQTLQRLRSLVPALAPSPSEAPGEHRGPVVIQPGVLAEAERDAWALFDLVHAERGSTGDPEGVRADADFRLAVIAQQLDREWPLTRALAAGDREALQAFAASAEYRSRYEGTGKDLGAVFAAWARRRIRESRIAGGEVALAFESWCHGLLHRAAGALQEGAIALAPGIAAGTFPADLSELVFAARALRRHLVDRAVASGLYEASGLDALGQAAVRAQPGAWPVLVRRREGALEVEPIDASLLRLLRLAGTGAVPEGLAPADRATLERAVAAGLLRVGAA from the coding sequence CGATCCCTGGCTGCTCCACGACACGGCGCCGGGCCTCTTCGACTTCGTCGAATACAGTGCACCGCTGCGGATCGAGGAGGCGCGCGCGCAGGCGGCCCGCTTCTCCGCCCTCTGGGATCGGCGGGCCGAGCTGCCGGCGATCTTCCACCCGGTGCACCTCAACCTCTGGGGTCCCGCCCTGGAGTCGGAGGAGAACCTCGCGGCGCTCGCCGAGCACCTGCGCGCGATCGGCTCGCCGTGGGTCGGGAACGACGTGGGCTGGTGGCACCACCGTGACGCGCCCTTTCCCGGCTATCTCTACGTGGTGCCGCCCCTGACCCGTGCGGCGGTGGCGCAATGCGCCGCACACGCCGTCCACGTGCAGGCGGCGATCGACGTGCCGCTCCTCCTCGAGAACCCGGCGGTGCTCTTCCGCAACGGCGACCTCCACGTCCTCGATTTCATGGCGGCGCTCCACCGCGAGACGGGGGCGCCGCTCCTCCTCGACCTGGGCCACCTCCTCGCCTACCAGCTCGTGCACGGCCACGAGCCCGGCACCGGACTCGACGGTTTCCCCCTCGATCGCGTCGCCGAGATCCACATCGCCGGCGGCGTGATCACCGCCCGCGGCGAGCGGCGGTTCTACGTCGACGATCACGGGCAGCCGGTGCGCGAGGAGCTCTTCGCGATGCTCGAAGGGATCCTGCCCCGGTGCACCGGCCTGAAGGCGCTCACCTTCGAGGCCGACGGCCATCCGGAGCCGGTGGCCCGGCAGACCCTGCAGCGCCTCCGCTCCCTCGTCCCGGCGCTGGCGCCGTCGCCGTCCGAGGCGCCCGGCGAGCACCGCGGACCGGTCGTGATCCAGCCCGGCGTCCTCGCCGAGGCGGAGCGGGACGCCTGGGCGCTCTTCGATCTCGTCCACGCCGAGCGCGGCTCGACCGGGGATCCCGAAGGCGTGCGGGCAGACGCGGACTTCCGGCTCGCGGTGATCGCGCAGCAGCTCGATCGGGAGTGGCCGCTCACCCGCGCCCTCGCTGCAGGGGATCGCGAGGCTTTGCAGGCCTTCGCCGCGTCGGCGGAATACCGCAGCCGCTACGAGGGGACGGGCAAGGACCTCGGCGCGGTCTTCGCCGCGTGGGCGAGGCGCCGGATCCGCGAGAGTCGCATCGCCGGCGGCGAGGTGGCGCTGGCGTTCGAGTCCTGGTGCCACGGCCTGCTCCACCGCGCCGCCGGCGCACTGCAGGAGGGGGCGATCGCGCTGGCGCCTGGGATCGCCGCCGGCACCTTCCCGGCGGATCTCTCCGAGCTCGTCTTCGCCGCCCGTGCGCTGCGGCGGCACCTCGTCGACCGCGCCGTCGCCAGCGGCCTCTACGAGGCGAGCGGCCTCGACGCGCTGGGGCAGGCCGCCGTTCGTGCGCAGCCCGGGGCCTGGCCGGTGCTGGTGCGCCGGCGGGAGGGGGCGCTGGAGGTGGAGCCGATCGACGCGTCGCTGCTGCGTCTGCTCCGGCTCGCAGGCACCGGCGCCGTGCCGGAGGGTCTCGCGCCTGCGGACCGCGCGACGCTCGAGCGCGCGGTGGCCGCGGGGCTGCTCCGCGTCGGCGCCGCTTGA